In Methanosarcina siciliae T4/M, one genomic interval encodes:
- a CDS encoding metallophosphoesterase family protein, with protein sequence MKILAISDPHGDYSKMKQIIEKAGDFDLAVVVGDITNFGPDEQVDELAEMFDKPLLAIPGNCDQRTILEALENSKAVNLHGKAEQIGKIRFIGIGGSNPTPFNTPFELSEEEIENALEGMVCSAENSGECGTIVLLTHAPPLGARDELPFGHVGSKSIQKFLDRVDLIVCGHIHEAKGMEKVGKTIVVNPGEACKGACALIEIEENGKKPIEVELVEV encoded by the coding sequence ATGAAGATACTCGCAATTTCCGACCCCCATGGGGACTACTCGAAGATGAAACAGATCATAGAAAAAGCCGGGGACTTTGACCTTGCCGTGGTAGTCGGAGACATTACCAATTTCGGGCCCGATGAACAGGTGGATGAACTGGCTGAGATGTTTGATAAGCCCTTGCTTGCAATTCCCGGGAACTGCGACCAGAGGACCATCCTCGAAGCCCTTGAAAATTCAAAAGCCGTAAACCTTCATGGAAAAGCCGAACAGATTGGAAAAATCCGGTTTATCGGGATTGGAGGCTCAAACCCCACTCCTTTTAACACACCATTTGAGCTTTCCGAAGAAGAAATTGAAAATGCCCTTGAAGGAATGGTCTGCTCCGCCGAAAATTCAGGGGAATGCGGGACAATAGTGCTCCTGACTCACGCCCCTCCCCTCGGAGCAAGGGACGAACTCCCTTTCGGGCATGTGGGCAGCAAATCCATCCAGAAATTCTTGGACAGGGTTGACCTGATCGTCTGCGGGCACATCCATGAAGCAAAAGGTATGGAAAAAGTCGGGAAAACCATTGTCGTAAACCCCGGAGAAGCCTGCAAAGGAGCCTGTGCCCTTATAGAGATTGAAGAAAACGGAAAAAAGCCCATCGAAGTTGAATTAGTGGAAGTCTGA